In Cydia amplana chromosome 2, ilCydAmpl1.1, whole genome shotgun sequence, the following proteins share a genomic window:
- the LOC134660975 gene encoding juvenile hormone epoxide hydrolase-like yields MARLLCFGLLALLLASPFLGFMYVLFLKSPPPLPAMDGQAWWGPKLQAKQDTSVRPFIVQFTAPMVHDLKERLKNHRKWTPPLENVGFEYGFNSKQLDSWVSYWAEKYNFTERERFFNKFAQFKTNIQGLDIHFIRIKPEVPAGVEVVPMLFMHGWPGSVREFYEALPLLTAVSKDRDFAIEAIVPSLPGYGFSDAAVRPGLGAAEMAVVMRNLMHRLGFNKYYIQGGDWGSLIASCMATLFPGEILGHHTNMGAAMSTKANLLNALGAFLPSFVVESHLADRMYPLTANFVRLIEETGYMHIQATKPDTIGAAISDSPVGLLAYILEKFSTWTKNEYKLLPDGGLLKHWSRDQLLDNLMCYWATNSFTTSVRLYSESFNKRHFGLQLDEIPTPVPTWVIQAKNEIAFLSARILRTKFPNLVQANAIDDGGHFLAFELPKVFSEDVLKAVTAFRKLKKEAKKTEL; encoded by the exons ATGGCACGTCTACTATGCTTCGGTCTCCTGGCGCTCCTATTGGCTTCCCCATTCCTCGGGTTCATGTACGTCCTGTTCCTGAAGAGTCCGCCTCCGCTGCCCGCGATGGATGGCCAGGCGTGGTGGGGACCCAAGCTGCAGGCCAAGCAGGATACCAGTGTCAGGCCTTTTATAGTGCAGTTCACTGCCCCG ATGGTCCACGACCTCAAAGAGCGCCTGAAGAACCATCGCAAGTGGACCCCTCCGCTGGAGAACGTCGGATTCGAATACGGCTTCAACAGCAAGCAGCTGGACAGCTGGGTCTCGTACTGGGCGGAGAAGTACAACTTCACGGAGAGAGAGAGGTTTTTCAACAAGTTCGCGCAGTTCAAGACCAATATCCAGGGATTGGATATTCACTTCATCAGGATTAAGCCAGAG GTCCCAGCAGGAGTGGAAGTGGTTCCCATGCTCTTCATGCACGGCTGGCCAGGGTCAGTCCGGGAGTTCTACGAGGCGCTGCCGCTCCTGACGGCCGTCAGCAAGGACCGGGACTTCGCCATCGAGGCCATCGTGCCCAGTCTGCCAGGATACGGGTTCTCTGAT GCTGCAGTCCGTCCAGGACTAGGAGCCGCGGAGATGGCGGTTGTGATGCGTAACCTGATGCACCGGCTCGGCTTCAACAAGTACTACATTCAGGGTGGAGATTGGGGAAGCCTCATTGCCAGCTGCATGGCTACGCTGTTCCCTGGT GAAATCCTTGGCCACCACACCAACATGGGCGCTGCCATGTCCACCAAGGCCAACCTCCTGAACGCGCTCGGCGCTTTTCTGCCTTCCTTCGTGGTGGAGTCACATTTGGCTGACCGCATGTACCCGCTCACCGCGAACTTCGTTCGGCTGATAGAAGAGACCGGCTACATGCATATTCAGGCTACTAAGCCTgatactatag GTGCAGCAATCTCCGACTCGCCCGTCGGCCTCCTCGCCTACATCCTGGAGAAGTTCTCCACCTGGACCAAGAACGAGTACAAGCTGCTGCCTGACGGCGGCCTCCTCAAGCACTGGAGCAGAGACCAGCTGCTCGACAACCTCATGTGCTACTGGGCTACCAACTCCTTCACCACGTCTGTCAGATTGTACTCTGAGAGTTTCAACAAGAGACATTTCGGATTGCAGTTAGATGA GATCCCAACCCCAGTCCCAACCTGGGTGATTCAAGCGAAGAACGAAATCGCCTTCCTCTCCGCCAGGATCCTCCGCACCAAGTTCCCCAACCTGGTGCAGGCCAACGCCATCGACGACGGCGGACACTTCCTCGCCTTCGAGCTGCCGAAGGTCTTCTCCGAGGATGTGTTGAAGGCTGTGACCGCTTTTAGGAAGCTGAAGAAGGAAGCTAAGAAGACTGAGCTGTAG
- the LOC134661462 gene encoding uncharacterized protein LOC134661462 — MHRQTLVASEKDSASSVVVSDSDVIMDLPELEPLEAGVPPRHYQYQPTRYCSNLASRGLFRGPLRICRLLAFLILLPSLFIFIPLYMRYRVFQAQMYPMSMTDMRLIDSKISPTWCQRQVVKSNTTFNAFVMPGPPEISEELVPVSMTRELELEDDMKEYWGFYLLKGSTVTVSACVNHPGASLIMIKGYKHLKDCAYIGDDSSEEVDELLEANKLGQLSDTILAEKILKLLDEMNNGETNNPGIMKRHKAGISFLDRDRHTNNVTSSESVPAADVTDHDPKELREILESLHAQRQAAKTESFKHYQPPDHLMSLKTAKQRHRDTNIDKEERQFLSFKDLNANTSDQSSNSANTNRETTTSKVDETTSETKNVVTTDKPVDNIIEVESGKYMKRGNIDVEPTADAQEPSSREVFENILHQLKGLGPRGTRVLKRLHKTMGVDYPQQGHVANIMGAVKGSEEDLDRLRKVLVEAIDEEKTRPQRRQKRHDAREEARAKRDLMLGQIEIQKEFNEDDEARNNAAEEDVQPDGYAEHHEVINETTPFDMSNSEYWSSFSSSEERLLQCDGLILNLPMTPHRSCMKNADEAQSATAAKANALTYRVPANGYYFFVFNSENERQKNFIRAKFDLQKTRYEVAQTALRECRNSTQRCDLLLDIFSSQKVVLEVPLRNNDSLWNEQFVIVSECEPRTSVYLTCVVAVPLLIMIFAFQ, encoded by the exons ATGCATCGGCAAACTTTAGTGGCAAGCGAGAAAGACAGTGCCAGTTCAGTGGTCGTGAGTGACAGTGACGTGATAATGGACCTGCCAGAGTTGGAGCCCTTGGAAG CTGGCGTCCCCCCTCGCCACTACCAATACCAACCCACTCGGTACTGCAGCAACCTCGCCAGCCGAGGTCTCTTCAGAGGCCCACTCCGCATCTGCAGACTGCTAGCATTCCTGATTCTGTTGCCCAGTCTGTTCATCTTTATACCGCTTTACATGAG GTACCGGGTGTTCCAGGCACAGATGTACCCGATGAGCATGACGGACATGAGGCTGATCGACAGCAAGATCTCGCCCACCTGGTGCCAG CGGCAAGTAGTAAAGTCCAACACGACCTTCAACGCCTTCGTGATGCCGGGGCCTCCAGAGATTTCTGAAGAGTTGGTGCCAGTCTCCATGACCAGAGAGCTGGAGCTGGAAGACGACATGAAGGAGTACTGGGGGTTCTATCTGCTCAAAGGGTCTACGGTCACCGTGTCTGCTTGTGTCAA CCACCCCGGAGCGTCTCTCATCATGATCAAAGGCTACAAACACCTAAAGGACTGCGCGTACATCGGTGACGACTCCTCAGAAGAAGTAGACGAACTTCTAGAAGCAAACAAGCTAGGCCAACTATCAGACACCATCCTAGCTGAGAAGATTCTGAAGTTGCTTGAT GAGATGAATAATGGGGAAACTAATAATCCtg GAATAATGAAGCGCCACAAAGCAGGCATCAGCTTTCTGGACCGCGATCGACACACTAACAATGTGACGTCATCCGAGTCTGTCCCCGCTGCCGACGTCACGGACCACGATCCCAAG GAGCTCCGTGAAATCCTGGAAAGCCTACACGCGCAACGACAAGCAGCAAAAACAGAGTCGTTCAAGCACTATCAGCCTCCGGATCATTTGATGTCGCTGAAGACTGCCAAGCAACGGCACCGAGACACCAACATCGACAAGGAGGAAAGACAGTTCTTGTCGTTCAAAG ATCTCAATGCAAATACCAGCGACCAGAGCTCAAATTCTGCAAATACGAACAGAGAAACCACAACATCTAAAGTTGATGAAACTACCTCAGAAACAAAGAATGTGGTCACGACAGATAAACC agtagataatattattgaagtggAAAGTGGAAAATATATGAAACGTGGTAACATTGACGTGGAACCGACCGCT GATGCTCAAGAGCCTAGTTCTCGGGAAGTATTCGAGAACATACTGCACCAGCTGAAGGGCCTGGGTCCTCGAGGCACCAGGGTTCTCAAACGGCTCCACAAAACCATGGGCGTGGATTATCCTCAACAG GGTCACGTGGCTAATATAATGGGGGCTGTGAAAGGCAGCGAAGAAGACCTGGACCGGCTCAGAAAGGTGCTGGTTGAAGCAATTGATGAAGAGAAAACGCGTCCTCAGCGACGGC AAAAGAGGCATGACGCGAGAGAAGAAGCTCGAGCGAAGCGAGATCTCATGTTGGGGCAGATCGAGATACAGAAGGAATTCAACGAGGATGATGAAGCACGAAACAATGCTGCTGAGGAG GACGTACAACCAGACGGCTACGCCGAGCACCACGAGGTCATCAACGAGACGACTCCCTTCGACATGAGCAACTCGGAGTACTGGTCCTCGTTCTCCAGCTCCGAGGAACGGCTGCTGCAGTGCGACGGCCTGATCCTCAACCTGCCCATGACTCCTCATAGATCCTGCATGAAGAATGCTGATGAGGCGCAGAGCGCGACTGCTGCTAAAGCTAACGCGCTTACATACAG GGTTCCTGCTAACGGCTACTACTTCTTCGTGTTCAACTCTGAGAACGAACGCCAGAAGAACTTCATCCGCGCCAAGTTCGACCTGCAGAAAACCAG GTACGAGGTGGCGCAGACCGCGCTGCGGGAGTGCCGGAACAGCACGCAGCGGTGCGACCTGCTGCTCGACATCTTCTCTAGCCAGAAG GTGGTTCTAGAAGTTCCCCTACGCAACAACGACTCCCTCTGGAACGAGCAATTTGTGATCGTGTCCGAATGCGAACCCCGGACCTCCGTATACCTGACCTGCGTAGTCGCCGTGCCTCTGCTTATCATGATATTCGCCTTTCAATGA